CATCACAGTCTCCTTTCGCTCCGCGAAAGGTTCGGCCTTTCGCGGAGCGAAAGGAGACTGTGTCGGTGTCCATCTCGGCGACTTGTCGCGTCTACAGCTCCTTGATTTCGAGTCGATTGTCCGCCAGGAAGGCCTCGACTTCCGCCTTGTTGAACACGCCCTCCGTCGTCCCCACTGCGCGGACGCAACTGGCGCCGAGGGCGCTGCCCCAGGCGAGACACGTGCGCTCGTCGCCGCCAGCGAGTAGGGCGGCGATATAGCCGGCGTCGAAAGCGTCGCCGCTGCCGGCGCCGCCGACGTAGTTCATGCGGAAGATATTGGCGCGGAGCCGCACCTGATCGTTGACCAGCACGGTGCCGTGCTCGCCGCAGGTAATGACGACGGTCTTCGCTCCCGCGGCGCGAAACCGATCGGCCTGTGCAACCGGGTCGTTCAGCCCGGTGATGACGGCGGCTTCATCGGTGTTCGGCAGGAAGAGATCGGTTTCGGCCAGCAGGCCTTCCAATTGGGGCCAATGGTCGCCCGGGCCGGGCAGTACCACGTCAAGCGCCGTGATCACTCCCGCGGCGCGGGCGGCGCGAAAGACCGGCGTAAGCGCGCCGTCGAGCAGCCCTTTCATCAGCAGATAGCCGCCGACGTAGAGCACCTTGGCGCTGCGGACACGCTCCAGCGGAATATCTTCGGGCCGAACGGAGGCGCTGGCGCCGATCGAGTGAATATAGCGACGGTCTTCGCCGTCGACGTTGATGATCAAGGAGCCGGAGGTTTCCACGGTCGGATCGCGCCGGACGCCGGAGGTCTCGACGCCACTTTTATTCATGACGTCGATCAGGTAGTTGCCGAAGGCGTCCACGCCAACGCAGCCGACCACGCCGACTTGCACGCCGACCTTGGCCAGATCGATCGCGGCATTCACCGCGCAACCGCCGGGCCGCAACGGCAGGCTGTCGGCCAGGATCAACTCTCCGACGC
The DNA window shown above is from Planctomycetia bacterium and carries:
- a CDS encoding carbohydrate kinase family protein, translating into MAVDCLSVGILVADHLCSPIPRVPRVGELILADSLPLRPGGCAVNAAIDLAKVGVQVGVVGCVGVDAFGNYLIDVMNKSGVETSGVRRDPTVETSGSLIINVDGEDRRYIHSIGASASVRPEDIPLERVRSAKVLYVGGYLLMKGLLDGALTPVFRAARAAGVITALDVVLPGPGDHWPQLEGLLAETDLFLPNTDEAAVITGLNDPVAQADRFRAAGAKTVVITCGEHGTVLVNDQVRLRANIFRMNYVGGAGSGDAFDAGYIAALLAGGDERTCLAWGSALGASCVRAVGTTEGVFNKAEVEAFLADNRLEIKEL